Below is a window of Chlamydiota bacterium DNA.
GCTTGCCGTGGGGCTTGCCACGAGCTACACGCTTGACCAGCTCGACAACGGCCGCACCTACAAGGTGCGCGTAAAGGCTGTGGATAAGGACGGGAATGAAAGCATGCCGTCGGAGGCCCACCTTGTAACGATTAATATGGAGACGAGCAATTATTCGCCGGAGATCGTTTCACAGCCGGTGACAAGGGTGCGCCAGGGGACCGCATACCGCTATCAGGTGACGTGCAGCGATAAAGACGAAGGCGATACCCTCACCTATATACTGGAAGATGCCCCGGCGGGGATGACAGTCGACGGCAACGGACTTATCCAATGGATTCCGGGATTGACGGATGTGGGGCGGGTGAAGGTGAGCGTAAGAGCCGAGGATGCCCTCGGGTATGAGGCGAGGCAGGAGTACCACCTGGATGTCTATAACGACTATATGGTCAACATCGCGCCGGAGGTTGTTTCCATCCCGCCAGGCGTTGCTGAGGTAGGGAAAGAATATTCATATCAGGTGCAGGCAACCGATCCGGACGGTAATCCACTTCAATACGTTCTTCTGGCCGCGCCGGAGGGGATGGCGATGGATGCCCGGGGTTTCATTACGTGGACCCCTACCCAGTCCAATACCGCAGGAGATAACCTGGTTGCGGTCAAGGTGCTGGACGGTCATGGAGGAACGGCATCTCAGTCGTTCACCGTCTATCTGAGCTGGTTTTCTTCCTATGACGCGGAAGCGCAGCAGATATGGGCCAACCCGTTGGAGATCAAGGCGGGCGACACCGGCGAGATATACGCGAGCTTCAAAAACCTCTCGGACCTTGGCGGGCCGGAGAACGGCGCGGCGACATTCGACGCGCGGATCATAGTGCAAAAGCCCGATGGTTCGTCACGATACGCGTATGTGGATACCTGGTCATTTGCCGCTGGGGAAGTGAGACATCTGTTGTGGGACGATTACGTGTTTGACCAACCCGGTACGTATAAAGTTACGGCGCAGATATTCGACAGCGAGGGGTACCAATCCGGTTGGAGCTGGTGGCGCCGCTATGACTCCCTCGACCGGACGCTGAGCATTGCCGCCGTTGCGACCCCGACTGCAACCGCCACGCCTCCTTCCGCGCCCACCGCCACGCCGACGCTTCCTCCGGCGCAGACGGCGACTCCGCCCGGAAGCTATCCGGACGTGCGCATCGAGCCGATGTCTCTCGATTTTGAATATCCTGAAAAACCGGTTGCGCGCAATTCGAAAACAAACGACCTGCAGGGCTCAAAGGCCGCAGGCATTGAAATCTCGGCCGGTCTTGAGGACGAGCCGAGGTACGAGTGCGTGCTAACCTCCGGTTCTTATACGATGAGCACAAGCGCCGGCAATACGTGTAGGATCGAGATGGACGGATACGATCCGATGGCCTCGCCGGGCGATCCGATGCTCCCTCATAAAATCTATCGCCTGCTCGTCCCGCCGAATGTGGATATTTCGACGGTGAGGTTGAGCGTAATAGAGGAGAGCATCAGCCCGGTCGCAAGCAGCAGCGCATGCGAAATTGAGCCTGCGCCGCCGATCGCGACGTGGGACGGTACGGCTGTCGTATACATGTGGGGTGAGGGGAAACGCGTGGTGAACGGGAGAAACCTGAACGTATACGAGACCGACGCGAACTATCCCGCATCGAACATCGAGATTTCCTCGACCGGCGAGATGCGCCAATGGAAATACATCGAGGTCGATTACCGGCCGTTCCGATATAACCCTGTGCGTGAAAACCTCAGTTTTACGAAAGGGATGCGCATCACCGTTTCCTGGAAAGCGCCCCTCAAAACGAGTATCTCCTCGTTGTCGAGACGATTGGAGGACCGGGCGATGGACCGAGAGGCATCTTCGATGTTCCAGAACTACGCGCAGTCGGCGTCGTGGTATACGCCATCGAGGAGAACTCTCTCCGAAGCCGGCGGCGAGAAATATAATTATGTGATCATCACCTCGAATGCCATCAAGAATGGTAGCGCGAAGCTTAATGATTTTGTGGCGCATAAAAGGACGCTAGGCTTCACTGTTGCGGTGATTACGGAGGACGCGTACGGCTCTCTCTCCGGCCAGGCGCCGAACGGACGTTCGGAGAAGATCCGGAAGTGGCTTAAGGACAACTATGTTTCCCTGGGTATCAAATACGCGCTCCTCATCGGAGATCCGCGCACTGACAGCGCGGACGTTCCGATGAAGATGTGCTGGCCTAGGCATAACACGACCTGGGAAACCTCTTACCTGGACGGCCCGACGGATTTCTATTACGCGGAGTTAAGCGGCGATTGGGATAAGGACGGAGACGGCTTCTTCGGCGAGTACGGCGACGATACGGGTTCGGGGGGGGCGGACAAGGCAGCGGAGATTTACGTGGGACGTATCCCCGTGTACAACGGAAATTGCTCCCCCCTGGACTCGATTCTCCAGAAAACGATCGATTATGAAACCGCTGCGGGAGACCTATCATGGCGGCAGAACATCTTGCTGCCGATGGAGCCGTCGGATTCGAGTACGCCCGGCTGGCAGCTCGGGGAGGGGATCAGGAACAACTTCGCGACGGCGAACGGGTTCGCGGCGGAACGGATCTACGAGCAGCAGTACGGCATAGATCCTCCGCCTGAAAGAACGCCGTGTAATCAGGGAAGTGTTCTCGACGAGTGGCAGAACGGTTACGGCATGGTGACCTGGTGGACACACGGCTCCGCCACGTCGGCGGCGGACGTCTTTTCGACCTATGTTTGCTCGGATCTGGACGATACCAGGCCGTCCGTGGTCTTCCAGAATTCTTGCCTCAACGGGCAGCCGGAGACCACGAACAATCTCGGCTACAGCCTCCTCTTGCATGGCGCGATAGACACCATATCGGCGACGCGCGTAAGCTGGTATAACCCGGGGGCGTGGGATCTCAGCGGCTCTAACTCCGGCATGGCCTATCGTTTCACGGGAAAGGTGCTTGACGGACAGGGGATCGGGCAGGCGCTGTTTGCCATGAAGCTAGGGGAATCGTCGTCGAGCGCCGAGTACTGGATGAACCACGTCGTGTTCAATATGTACGGAGACCCGTCGATTACATTGTCGAGCGGCAAGAACTTCACCATCTACAACGACGGAAATGCTCCGCTGGAAATACAGGGGCTGAGTGCCCAAAATTCCGCGGCGTGGTGTAAGATTCAGAGGGCGGAATTGATCCCCTTCACCGTTCCCGCGGGGGGGGCATCTCTTGTGACCGTTCGCGTGGATCGCAAGGGACTCTCGGGCGGAACGTATACCGACAGGCTGCTGGTGTCGTCGAACGATCCGGATGAGAGTCCGTACCCGGACGCTGAGAACATTACGCTTCGCATCATCTCCGGCGCCAAACCGGATCTCATCGCGGATAGCCCTGCCCCGGATGACGGATTCTCGCAGCCTCCATTCAATCCCGGACAGTCGGTCGAGTGGTATGTTAGCGTATACAACACGGGTGAGGGAGATGCCGGAGGCAGCACGCTGGCATACTACCTGGGAACGAGCCCGGCCGATTATTCGCGGCAGATTGCACACGTATCGGTCGAATCGTTGTGGTCGGGATCGAGCTCGACCAAGCATAAGCCCTATGTGTTTACCGAGAGTGACAGGGGCGTGCGTTATCTCAATGTGCGTGTGGACAGAGATGGCGTCGTTGCGGAGGAATTCGAGAACAACAACAAGGCGAGCTACGGCCCGTTTCACGTAGGGGAGGCGTTTACGCCTACGCCGTCGCCGACGGAGACGGCGATACCGTCTTCGACACCGACAGTTGCGCCGACGGCGTCACCCACGCCATCCCCCAGTTCTCCCACCGGCACGCCGACGCAGGTGATACCACCCACGGCCCCCCCCATTCCCACCATCACGCCTACGCAAGCCCCCCCTGGGCATGTGTCCCATGTGGTGAAAGGAAAGGTTATCAACGCGGACGGGACTTCGCCGGAACAACTCCTCTTCATGGCGCATGTGACAAGCAGGCCGAAGGACATCGTCAGGATGGGATCGACGGGAAGCGTGTATGCGGATGGATGGTGGCAATTAGACGCGGCTAGCTTCGTCTCAGGGTGGGCCGTCGGAGAAATTCTCCACATCAATATGCTCAATCCATATAACGGCCAGAGCGGATCATGGGAATACACATTGGCGTCGGAGAATCCTCAGGTAGTCGAGGAATACCGGCTCAATGACGTGATCAAGGACACTACGTATCTCATGAAAACCGCCAGGACGGGCCTGAATGCGATCACTCTCATGGAGTCGACAATCGTGCAACCCGGCGGAACGACCACGGCGGAGGAGCTAACGCGCCGGATTCCCAACTGCTCCGTGGTATACCGCTGGGTGTCGGAGACGCAAAGCTACGACGGCCATGTAAAGGGATTGCCCGTCAATAACTTCGCGGTTACTGCATTCGAACCGTATTTCGTTTCGGTAACAACGGGATGTGAATGGACCCAGTCCGGAGTTCTCGGAGGGTACCTGCCGTATTTCCATCTTATCACCACCGACGAGACGGATCTAAACGCCATCGTTTATCCGCCGGACATGCTCCATCTCAAGACGGCGGAGGAGCTGGCGCAAGACATAGACCATTGCAAGGTCATCTACCGGTGGAACGCTGAGACGCAGGCGTTCGAGGGACATGTCAAAGGCTTGCCGGTCAACAACTTCAAGCTCAAGGCGTGGGAGGTATACCTGGTCTCCGTGGACGGCGAGGCATATTGGCCGTGATTTCAAGGCTCCTCTGTGCCATCAGAGGGATGCTGCGACGGATGGAATGAGGGGGAAAGATGAACAAGCTGATGGCGATGACTTTGCTTATGATGCTGGTGGTATCTATGCCGGTCTGGGCGGGTAACCCTCATACGGTGTGCGGCAAGGTCTTCGACGCCGTTAAGACCATGCCCGCCGACGGGACCATACGCTTGAAAGCCTACATAGCGGGCCGGCCCGACGAGATATTGACGGAGAAATCCCCCGGCTCGGGCTATCAGAGCGGTTGGTTCCAAGTGGTGGTTGGCAATTTTCCCAATCGCTGGAAGGTCGGAGATGTCCTGATAATAGAATTTACACACAATGCCACGGGCGCCAGCCGCGTCGTGGAGCATATACTGACCTCGCAGGACCCGGAGCAGATCGGCGATATAGTACTCCAGAGGAAATGAGCCGCATTGAATATTCGGCGCCTGCGGCATAAAGGCAATAAGACTCTGCTCTCCTGAGATGAGGCGGGGCGGGCGGGAGGAGAGAGCTTGAGAAGCGCGATGAACAGCATGATATGCGTGATTGTGCTTATGGCGCCCTCTCTCTACGCGGGTACGCCGCATACCGTTTGCGGCCGCGTCTTTAATTCCGACGGGAGTGTGCCCATCGACAGTTCTGTCTCCTTTACCGCTTTTATCGAATCGAGACCCAAAGACCCGGTCACGCAGGATACCACCGGCTGCGGTTACGCGAACGGGTGTTGGCAGGTCAATGTCGGAAATTTCAGCACTGATTGGGGAGTGGGCGATGCATTGAATGTTATATTTGTGAGTTCGCAAGGAGAAGATGGAAGTACCGCGCATAAGCTGACGGTGGAGGATCCGGAACCTGTTTCCGACGTCATCCTGGCGCCTTCGCAGACCACTCCTACGCCGGTAGAGACTCCGGAGGCGACGGCAACGTCTGCGATGACTCCTACGATGACTGTGACCCCCTCTCCGACAAATACTCCGACGGAAACTCCGACAATGCCCCCGGAACCCACCGAATGTCCTTTCATACTGGATGTGCGAGTCAATTTTCAGCCGGAAACGGCGTCGGTTCCCGACGGCTATAACGAGGATTGCGGTCGGGAATACCCCGAAGGTTCGAAAGCGGATGGGAACGACTTGGAATATGGTTGGGTGGTCATCGATACGTTCGGGTCTAAAGCGAGTATCCCGACTGTCGCGTTGATGCTTCTTCCGCGGTTGGAGCCGGATATGATCTTTGCCATGCATCCCGGCTTTACGCGGGGAGGGGAGGATAGGGCGGTCTCGAAGGATGGGGAAACTACCCGTCAATCGGTCATTTACGCGCTCCTTACACCGTTTCGTTTCGCCGGGTCCCGAAATATGCAAGGAGCAATCCAAAATAGAGGGAGGGCAAAGTGAACAGAATAGCAGCGGCAACTGTTAGTGTAACATGCTTGGTATGGTTGGCGGGTCTTGTTTCCGCGGGGAGCATCGATTCTCCGGGGGCGCCGTCGGCGGGGAGCGGGATGTATACGCTCCAGAACCTCTATGAGTATCTTATGAACGGTACGGCCCTTACCGTGACCGGCAGCTTTCAGAATCCGACGGCAGGCCCGGCCTCCTCGACAAAAACAATGAGGCAAATCGGGGACGATATCAAGGCATTGCTGGATCAGTGCGATGCCACCGCGGCAGATGTGAAATCGGGGAAGAAGTTTTTTTGCGCGGCGGCGGGAAGCTGGGGGGTGCAGACGGGAACATGGGTAACTGTGACGCCGACGCATACGGTAACCCCCACTCCCACCATAACCCCGACGCCGACCCCGACGATGAACTGGTATGAACAGTATGGTCCGAGCGGCACGGGCGATGTAGTACAGATCGGCACTATGTATATCGCATGTGATGCGAGAGGAGTCGGCTGTTACGGGGGCTTATATTTGACATTCGACGGTGCCACGGCCTGGAGCAATGCATTGGAATGGGCCGGGAAGAGCGACTGGAGACTGCCGAGTTATGCGGAGATGTGCGAGATAATGGGAGCGGTTTATAGTGGTTCATTTACCTACTCGCCCGATACTTATATGACAACCGATTCATGCGGTCCCGACTCAATTTATTGCGTGCGCTTTGATTGGCCGCTTGGGATCTGTGTTACAGAAGAGGAAGCTGAGGACCCTGACTTTCCGGAATATAACGTATATTGTAATTCCAAGTCGGCTGGCGCTCAAGTTCGTGCCGTGCGCAGCGTGGACTGATTCTCGATTCAGGATGTCGCGATTCATGGTGCCTTTGGAGAAGCAGCGGAGATCAGAGTATGAGAGTGCAAGGTTTCTTGACCGGGAGCGGTGAGGAGGAATGACATGAAAGGCTTTAGAGTATTGACATTCTGTGCGCTATTCAGTTCCAGCGTGTTCGGAACGGCCGTTGCGGGGAGCATCGATTCTCCGGGAGCGCCGTCGGCGGGGAGCGGGATGTATACGCTCCAGAACCTCTACGATTATCTTATAAACGGCGCGCCGTTGAGCGTGCAAGAAAACTTCCAGGAGCCCGTTTCAGGTCCCGCCCCCACGATGAAGACGACCAAAGAGGTAGGCGACGCGGTGCAGACGCTGTTCGAGGCATGCGATACGGATCCGATGGATGTGAGGCCCGGGAAGAAATTCTTCTGCACGCTCCCGTGCATGTGGGGCGTAAGAACGGGAGGAACACCCGTTCCGGCATGCACGGCTACTCCAACGCCGTAGCAAACGTCGACGGTTACACCCGGTCCGACGAGCATGCCCGATGGCTGGTACATCCGATACGGGCCGGGCGGGGAGGACAAAGTGGTACGGATAGACGATATGGCGGTCGCCAAATGGACGAACAATGAAGGGACGGACAATTTCGGTCTCAAGGCGTGGCAGGACGCGATAGATTGGGCGAACGTCATGAATTGGCTGAGCAGGGACGAATGGCGGATGTCGACCGAGGAAGAGCTGGTGGCCATATGCGGGTCGAAGGATGATATGGGAGGATATGCGGCTGCCCGATATTGGTCCGCCACGGAGGATGATACATATAACTCGGTCAACGTCTATTTCGACGGTAGACCATGTCAGTCTAATTACAGCGGAAAGTCAGACACCTGCTTTCTTCAAGGATATAGAGTAACGGTATGGCAGCCTCATTATAGAGGACGTTTCTGGAGAAGAACAATGACTCAGGAATGCTGCTGGACAAGCGATTTCAGCGGCTCATGGGGCAATGTGCCCATGCGGAAATGGCAGGAGCCTTGCGCCCCGTATTAGTATGACCCCTTCTATCCTTGTGACGACAGTACCAACGAAGGGTATTTGGACATGCCGATCCGGCAAGGAGGGGCCACTAGGTAAGGCCCATCTGCGATGTACAGTGAAAATTCCGCCCTCGTACGCGAATGGGGGATTTGTATCGATAACCGGCATCTGGGGAAGGAATTGAAATAGGGAATGTTATAGCGGAGGAAGGCAAAGACCGACGGATTAGCGCGAGAATGAAAAACGGGGGTATCAAATGAACAAAGCATTGTATCGGATGGGACTGTATCTTTGCGGCATTATATGCACTATGCCATCGGCGTACGCCGGTCTCCCCCACAGCGCTATCGGTCCGCTTTACAACCACGATAGCAGTGTGCCTGCGGATAATGACATTACCTTCGCGGCATATATTACTGCCAGGCCGTCGGATATTCTGACGCAGAATGATGACGGCTGCAGTTACGAGGAAGGATACTGGCAAG
It encodes the following:
- a CDS encoding DUF1566 domain-containing protein → MYTLQNLYEYLMNGTALTVTGSFQNPTAGPASSTKTMRQIGDDIKALLDQCDATAADVKSGKKFFCAAAGSWGVQTGTWVTVTPTHTVTPTPTITPTPTPTMNWYEQYGPSGTGDVVQIGTMYIACDARGVGCYGGLYLTFDGATAWSNALEWAGKSDWRLPSYAEMCEIMGAVYSGSFTYSPDTYMTTDSCGPDSIYCVRFDWPLGICVTEEEAEDPDFPEYNVYCNSKSAGAQVRAVRSVD